A genome region from Tolypothrix sp. PCC 7712 includes the following:
- a CDS encoding GDSL-type esterase/lipase family protein, which translates to MQTFERPSSMQLSIAPTHCQPLKIIALGDSIVYGFGDPERGGWVEQLRRYWMLPNSSGHILYNLGVRGDRTQQVAQRLEVEFRHRGELRNRVPDLIILSVGVNDSARLSRPNGRNYTDFALFESQIAELLEQAQQLCSVVFVGMVPVDEAKMPFLDCFYYNHADQYRYKEATKIACDQRRIPYLDIFDQWIERGETWWRKRISDDGLHPNTLGYQALLDDVITWDALSTYHSPVAV; encoded by the coding sequence ATGCAAACATTCGAGCGACCTTCCTCAATGCAGCTGTCCATAGCACCAACCCATTGTCAGCCTTTGAAGATTATCGCACTAGGAGATAGCATAGTTTATGGCTTTGGCGATCCGGAAAGAGGAGGCTGGGTAGAACAACTAAGGCGATACTGGATGTTACCCAATAGTTCCGGCCATATTCTTTATAACTTGGGAGTCAGAGGCGATCGCACTCAACAAGTCGCCCAAAGGCTAGAAGTTGAATTTCGCCATCGGGGTGAACTGCGAAATCGTGTCCCTGATTTAATTATTTTGTCTGTAGGGGTAAATGATTCAGCGCGGTTATCTCGCCCTAATGGACGTAATTATACAGATTTTGCTTTATTTGAATCTCAAATCGCTGAATTACTAGAACAAGCACAACAACTTTGTTCTGTAGTATTTGTGGGTATGGTTCCAGTTGATGAAGCCAAAATGCCCTTTCTCGATTGTTTCTACTACAATCACGCCGATCAGTATCGCTATAAAGAAGCTACGAAAATAGCTTGCGATCAACGCCGGATTCCTTATCTCGATATTTTCGACCAATGGATAGAACGTGGTGAAACCTGGTGGCGCAAGCGCATCAGTGACGACGGACTCCATCCCAATACCTTGGGTTATCAAGCTTTGCTAGACGATGTCATCACTTGGGACGCACTCAGCACCTATCATTCCCCTGTAGCAGTTTAA
- a CDS encoding FHA domain-containing protein gives MPNLQILLSWDDPATGERREPRLSVPIAFGREFARLPDQLRGERVSRMLLNSNEVSRYHALIDWEQNQLVVIDQGSVNGLSVNGQRQTRSVLNNGDTLQIGPYMITVNFSINALAPAPVTSPPSTIHFNPNTNIPDPSLPSVRPVTPLGSNFPPPAFQAQQVDVQALHATGLPVDECDYLAVGAGLGSFIWTDLLRISGVRADKIVALGLEAEPYARYKRLCLNSQIPLYERLRSNSDSCPDNIWGWPSYALREAWHDITQGKPNSAFRYLWQVFAEPTFIETYTPRAGNVFDSIDRECRRIGWQQIYRYGRVRAIRKTADGRYCVAYSRGTRDYAFFVSRYLHLATGYPAIQFLPDLQAYREKYQDFKAVVNAYEEHDHVYQQLEQQGGIVLLRGRGIVASRIVQRIYEARKKNRNITVLHLMRSPKPQGNKFQKAQRLVKNHYEFQPFNWPKACWSGELRVMLEKATPDERKSLLADWGGTTTADRHDWQQITEQGLREGWYQITFGDVLDVERGSQNRTISHIREKGLGEMKLEADFIVDATGLDAKVQTNPLLDDLVKHYNLPLNHLGRLVVANNFELAQMRNTKGQMYAAGAITLGGPYAAVDSFLGLQYAALVAVEALANSRAPGVKHLNAFNSFSQWLKWVFNQSPI, from the coding sequence ATGCCAAATTTACAAATTCTATTAAGTTGGGATGATCCAGCTACGGGGGAACGGCGAGAACCCAGGTTGAGTGTACCAATCGCTTTTGGGCGAGAATTCGCTAGGTTACCAGATCAACTCAGGGGAGAGCGTGTCTCGCGAATGCTGCTGAATAGTAATGAAGTTTCGCGCTATCATGCCTTGATTGATTGGGAACAAAATCAACTGGTGGTGATTGATCAAGGTAGTGTCAATGGTTTATCTGTCAACGGTCAACGACAAACACGCTCTGTTTTGAATAACGGTGATACCCTACAAATTGGGCCATACATGATCACCGTGAACTTTAGTATTAATGCACTAGCACCCGCACCAGTTACTAGCCCACCTTCAACTATTCACTTTAATCCCAATACCAATATTCCAGATCCTAGTTTGCCGTCTGTACGGCCTGTAACACCGCTAGGTAGTAATTTTCCACCTCCAGCATTTCAGGCGCAACAAGTTGACGTGCAAGCACTTCATGCTACAGGCTTACCTGTGGATGAATGTGATTATCTGGCAGTTGGTGCGGGACTTGGCAGTTTTATTTGGACTGATTTACTGCGAATTAGCGGTGTGCGTGCTGACAAAATTGTTGCTTTGGGATTAGAAGCAGAGCCTTATGCACGATACAAGCGCCTCTGCTTGAATTCGCAAATTCCTTTATATGAAAGATTAAGGTCTAATTCTGATTCTTGCCCTGATAACATTTGGGGCTGGCCTAGTTATGCTTTACGGGAAGCTTGGCATGATATTACTCAAGGCAAACCCAATTCCGCATTCAGGTATTTATGGCAAGTATTTGCAGAACCTACATTTATAGAAACTTATACCCCAAGAGCTGGTAATGTTTTTGATTCTATAGATAGGGAATGCCGACGCATTGGTTGGCAACAAATTTATCGTTATGGGCGAGTTAGAGCTATTCGCAAAACTGCAGATGGTAGATATTGCGTAGCCTATTCTCGCGGGACGAGAGATTATGCTTTTTTTGTATCGCGTTATTTACACTTAGCAACAGGTTATCCCGCAATTCAGTTTTTACCAGATTTACAAGCTTATCGAGAAAAATATCAAGACTTCAAAGCTGTTGTGAATGCTTATGAGGAACATGATCATGTTTATCAACAGCTAGAACAACAGGGTGGAATTGTATTGTTGCGCGGGCGGGGAATTGTGGCTTCGCGGATTGTGCAGCGAATTTATGAGGCACGCAAGAAAAATCGCAATATTACAGTTTTGCATTTAATGCGATCGCCTAAACCCCAAGGTAACAAATTCCAAAAAGCCCAACGTTTAGTCAAAAATCATTACGAATTTCAACCCTTTAACTGGCCTAAAGCCTGTTGGAGTGGGGAACTACGGGTAATGCTAGAAAAAGCCACTCCTGATGAACGCAAAAGTCTACTCGCAGACTGGGGTGGTACTACTACTGCTGATCGCCATGATTGGCAGCAGATTACCGAACAAGGTTTAAGGGAAGGTTGGTATCAAATTACCTTTGGGGATGTGCTGGATGTAGAACGGGGAAGCCAAAACCGCACTATTAGCCACATCCGTGAAAAAGGCTTGGGAGAAATGAAGCTGGAGGCTGATTTTATTGTTGATGCTACAGGTTTAGATGCCAAAGTCCAAACCAATCCCCTATTAGATGACCTAGTAAAGCATTACAACTTACCACTTAATCACCTAGGGAGATTAGTTGTTGCCAACAATTTTGAGTTAGCCCAAATGCGTAACACCAAAGGTCAAATGTATGCGGCTGGCGCAATTACCCTTGGTGGCCCCTATGCAGCAGTTGATAGTTTCTTGGGTTTGCAGTACGCCGCCTTAGTCGCTGTGGAAGCACTCGCTAATTCCCGTGCGCCAGGAGTCAAGCATCTAAACGCCTTCAATTCTTTTAGCCAGTGGTTGAAATGGGTGTTTAATCAGTCGCCAATTTAG
- a CDS encoding FHA domain-containing protein: MNALTLQWHDAGQDKTQNIYEQQPSKNPGTVRIGRDPLRCDIVVSNPTVSGLHVEIFFNSQQQKFYIRNLRSQNPPLVDRQQLTQGELPLREGSMIQLGQMELRVTNILINSIPPTILTPPTPPVVSNQPTWPPINQQPQVQPRYHQHPPAPPPGIYGLECPKCHKVSPPENLQVGCPWCGTSLAAAVSVLVAPNH, encoded by the coding sequence ATGAATGCACTAACTTTACAGTGGCATGATGCAGGTCAAGATAAAACCCAGAATATTTACGAACAACAGCCTAGCAAGAACCCTGGCACTGTCCGCATCGGTCGAGATCCACTCCGGTGCGACATTGTTGTCAGTAACCCTACCGTATCAGGTTTACACGTAGAAATATTTTTTAATAGCCAACAGCAAAAGTTTTACATTAGAAACTTGCGATCGCAAAATCCGCCCCTAGTAGATAGACAACAACTAACCCAAGGTGAACTGCCTTTAAGAGAAGGTAGCATGATCCAATTGGGGCAAATGGAACTTAGAGTCACTAATATTTTAATTAACAGTATTCCGCCCACAATTTTGACACCACCAACCCCGCCAGTAGTCAGTAACCAGCCTACATGGCCACCAATCAACCAGCAGCCACAGGTGCAACCGAGATATCACCAGCACCCACCCGCACCCCCACCAGGAATTTATGGCTTAGAATGTCCCAAATGCCACAAAGTCTCTCCCCCGGAAAATCTGCAAGTTGGCTGTCCCTGGTGTGGAACATCCTTAGCAGCAGCAGTTAGTGTGCTAGTTGCACCGAATCATTAG
- a CDS encoding pentapeptide repeat-containing protein: MDAEKIKQLYAAGERYFPAANLIKAKLIGASLPGINLWGADLSSANLARAKLWGADLSRANLANANLTRANLCGVKLNEANLRGAKLNFTKLYGADLTGAYYDETTRFSKDFDPISRNMQKF; the protein is encoded by the coding sequence ATGGATGCTGAGAAGATTAAACAGCTTTATGCTGCTGGTGAGAGATATTTTCCTGCTGCCAACCTAATTAAAGCTAAACTGATTGGAGCTTCTTTACCTGGGATAAATTTATGGGGAGCAGACTTGAGTAGTGCTAACCTAGCTAGAGCTAAACTTTGGGGAGCAGATTTGAGTAGAGCCAACTTAGCCAACGCTAATTTGACTAGAGCTAATTTGTGCGGTGTAAAGCTAAATGAAGCAAATCTGCGAGGCGCTAAACTCAACTTCACCAAGTTGTATGGAGCAGATTTAACAGGTGCTTATTATGACGAAACCACCCGATTCTCTAAAGATTTTGACCCCATCAGTAGAAATATGCAGAAATTTTGA
- the nfi gene encoding deoxyribonuclease V (cleaves DNA at apurinic or apyrimidinic sites) produces the protein MKIYQQHDWPQTLEEAIAIQEKLRNQTIIEDKLPETIKYVAGVDMGFEADGTISHAAVAVLSFPDLQIVETAVARRPTSFPYIPGFLSFREIPAVLDALEKVKILPDIILCDGQGIAHPRRLGIASHLGLLIDMPTIGVAKSLLIGKYDEVPETKGSWQPLIHQGETIGAVLRTRTGVKPLYISSGHRISLPTAIDYVLRCTTKYRLPETTRIADKLASSR, from the coding sequence ATGAAGATTTATCAACAACATGATTGGCCCCAGACTCTAGAAGAAGCGATCGCAATCCAAGAAAAATTGCGAAACCAAACAATAATAGAAGATAAACTGCCAGAAACCATTAAATATGTTGCAGGGGTAGACATGGGCTTTGAAGCGGACGGTACAATTAGCCATGCTGCTGTAGCAGTGCTGAGTTTCCCCGATTTGCAAATAGTGGAGACAGCAGTAGCGCGCCGTCCTACCTCCTTTCCTTATATTCCCGGTTTTCTCTCATTTCGCGAAATCCCAGCTGTACTGGATGCTTTAGAAAAGGTAAAAATTCTACCAGATATAATTCTTTGCGACGGTCAGGGAATAGCTCATCCCCGCAGACTGGGTATAGCTAGCCATTTAGGATTGTTAATAGATATGCCAACAATCGGCGTAGCAAAATCCTTATTGATTGGCAAGTATGACGAAGTTCCAGAAACCAAAGGCAGCTGGCAACCTTTAATACACCAAGGTGAAACAATTGGCGCAGTTTTACGCACGCGCACAGGCGTAAAACCTTTATATATTTCTAGTGGTCATCGAATTAGCTTGCCTACAGCAATCGACTATGTACTACGCTGCACCACTAAATATCGACTGCCAGAAACTACACGCATTGCTGACAAGTTAGCATCTTCAAGATAA
- a CDS encoding prohibitin family protein, whose translation MRNHIPNPANAFQFSSYIVGGIFLLIVAFIFRPFTIVNAGERGVVMKFGKVQDQVLDEGLHPMIPMVTSIKKLSVRVQQNTFESDAASKDLQKITTELAVNWHVDPIRVNKVFQQVGDQQQIITGIITPAVSEVLKAATAKKTAEEIITKRTELKEEIDSNLKNRLSAYGLMVDDVSLVNFSFSPEFSKAIESKQIAEQEAKQAEFIAKKATQEAQAEINRAKGQAEAQRLQRQTLTAELLQKQAIEKWDGRFPTVMGGNGSVPLININPSNLSSTPNR comes from the coding sequence ATGCGTAACCACATCCCAAATCCGGCAAATGCTTTCCAGTTCAGTTCCTATATTGTTGGTGGCATATTTCTATTGATAGTGGCATTTATTTTTCGTCCTTTCACGATTGTAAATGCTGGGGAACGAGGCGTTGTCATGAAGTTTGGTAAAGTCCAGGATCAGGTTTTAGATGAGGGACTGCATCCTATGATACCAATGGTGACCTCAATCAAAAAACTAAGCGTGCGGGTACAGCAAAATACTTTTGAATCAGACGCAGCTTCTAAAGACCTGCAAAAAATTACTACCGAACTAGCTGTTAACTGGCACGTTGATCCAATACGAGTCAATAAAGTTTTTCAACAAGTCGGAGACCAACAACAAATTATTACTGGGATTATTACGCCTGCTGTATCTGAAGTTTTGAAAGCAGCCACAGCCAAAAAAACAGCAGAAGAAATCATTACTAAAAGAACAGAACTGAAAGAAGAGATTGATAGCAATCTCAAAAATAGACTATCAGCTTATGGTTTAATGGTTGATGATGTTTCTCTAGTCAATTTTTCCTTTTCGCCAGAGTTTAGTAAAGCTATTGAATCAAAACAAATAGCTGAACAAGAGGCTAAACAAGCAGAATTTATTGCTAAAAAAGCGACTCAAGAAGCACAAGCAGAAATTAACCGCGCTAAAGGTCAAGCAGAAGCACAAAGATTACAGCGACAAACCTTAACCGCAGAATTATTGCAGAAACAAGCAATTGAAAAGTGGGATGGACGTTTTCCTACAGTGATGGGTGGTAATGGTTCAGTGCCATTAATCAATATTAATCCTAGTAATCTCTCTAGCACGCCAAATCGATAG
- the mnmH gene encoding tRNA 2-selenouridine(34) synthase MnmH yields the protein MSSSVTYTRLPWAETYSEIIDVRSPSEFIEDHIPGAINLPVLNDAERAEVGTIYKQVCTFTARKIGAALVTRNIYQHLSQHFAAKDPDYHPLVYCGRGGQRSISMAAVLTQIGWQVTVIDGGYKTYRNYVRQQIEHLPAQFNYQMLCGLTGTGKTHILEKIRQRGAQVLDLESLANHRGSLLGGQWPGKPISQPSQKYFESLLVQHLQQFNPQQVVWIESESIKIGQIYLPQSLWQKMRQANCVEIQLPIAARVQFLLQEYPHLITHPDVLKRKLEKLKNRCGWEKLSQWYQLIDAGNWESLVQDILDCYYDPIYNHSTKSYFSKAYRFLSIPDLSDCSIENVLDSLLPNYVAIQ from the coding sequence ATGTCATCTTCAGTTACATATACGCGTCTGCCTTGGGCTGAAACTTACAGTGAAATTATTGATGTTCGTTCGCCTAGTGAATTTATAGAAGACCACATTCCTGGCGCGATTAATTTACCAGTCTTGAATGATGCTGAACGCGCTGAAGTCGGAACAATTTATAAACAAGTTTGCACTTTTACAGCGCGAAAAATTGGTGCGGCTTTAGTAACGAGAAATATTTACCAACATCTCAGCCAGCACTTTGCTGCTAAAGACCCAGACTATCATCCTTTAGTGTACTGTGGACGAGGTGGGCAGCGTTCCATTAGCATGGCTGCGGTACTGACACAAATTGGTTGGCAAGTGACTGTAATTGATGGCGGATACAAGACTTATCGTAACTACGTCCGCCAGCAAATAGAACATTTACCAGCACAATTTAACTATCAGATGTTATGTGGTTTAACTGGTACTGGTAAAACCCATATTTTAGAAAAAATCCGTCAACGTGGCGCACAAGTTTTAGATTTAGAAAGTTTAGCTAATCATCGCGGTTCTCTTTTGGGCGGACAATGGCCAGGTAAGCCGATATCCCAACCTTCACAAAAATACTTTGAATCTCTCCTAGTACAACATCTGCAACAGTTTAATCCGCAGCAAGTAGTTTGGATTGAATCAGAAAGTATCAAAATTGGGCAAATATATTTACCTCAATCCTTGTGGCAGAAAATGAGACAGGCTAATTGTGTAGAAATTCAACTACCAATAGCTGCTAGAGTCCAGTTCTTGTTACAAGAATATCCCCACTTAATTACCCATCCTGATGTCTTAAAACGCAAGCTAGAGAAACTCAAAAATCGCTGTGGTTGGGAGAAATTAAGTCAGTGGTATCAATTAATTGATGCTGGTAATTGGGAATCTTTAGTGCAAGATATATTGGATTGCTATTACGACCCCATTTATAACCACTCAACAAAGAGTTATTTTAGTAAAGCTTACAGATTTTTATCGATTCCCGATTTATCGGATTGTAGTATTGAGAATGTGCTAGATTCTTTGTTGCCCAATTATGTGGCAATACAATGA
- a CDS encoding methylated-DNA--[protein]-cysteine S-methyltransferase translates to MKTVTAHDSGDYQRIAQAIAFMRQSHLHQPDLATVAQHIGLSEYHFQRMFTQWVGISPKRFLQYLTVEYAKSQITRTKSLLDLSLDVGLSSPGRLHDLFVNLEAMSPGEFKAAGAGLQIRYGIHETLFGKALIATSDRGICNLYFLNGTDEPNVQQTLQQEWPKAEIIQNQQVTQPLHDLIFDSVSFTEQKPLTLLVKGTNFQIQVWRALLRIPFGGLTTYQSIAEIIGLPTAARAVGNAVGKNPISYLIPCHRVIRESGELGGYRWGLERKTILLAWEANRRVV, encoded by the coding sequence ATGAAGACTGTAACTGCCCATGACAGCGGAGATTATCAGCGGATTGCTCAGGCGATCGCATTTATGCGCCAATCCCATCTCCACCAGCCGGATCTGGCTACAGTTGCCCAGCACATAGGTTTAAGTGAGTATCATTTCCAACGGATGTTTACTCAGTGGGTTGGCATAAGCCCTAAGCGGTTTTTGCAATATCTCACAGTTGAATATGCTAAATCACAAATTACCCGAACCAAAAGCTTACTAGATTTAAGCTTAGATGTAGGCTTGTCGAGTCCGGGAAGATTACATGACTTATTTGTCAACTTAGAAGCAATGTCCCCTGGTGAATTTAAAGCAGCCGGAGCAGGCTTGCAAATTCGCTATGGTATTCATGAAACGCTGTTTGGCAAAGCTCTGATCGCTACGAGCGATCGCGGTATTTGCAATCTGTATTTTTTAAATGGCACAGATGAGCCAAATGTCCAACAAACACTTCAGCAAGAATGGCCAAAAGCTGAGATTATCCAAAATCAACAAGTAACTCAACCATTGCATGACTTGATTTTTGACTCAGTGAGCTTCACAGAACAAAAACCCTTAACGCTTTTGGTTAAAGGCACTAATTTTCAGATTCAAGTTTGGCGCGCACTTTTGAGAATCCCCTTTGGGGGTCTGACAACTTACCAAAGTATTGCGGAAATAATTGGCCTCCCAACTGCTGCGCGAGCCGTTGGCAATGCTGTAGGCAAAAATCCCATCTCCTACCTCATCCCTTGCCATCGTGTGATTCGCGAGTCTGGAGAACTTGGTGGCTATCGTTGGGGTTTGGAGCGAAAGACTATTCTGTTAGCTTGGGAAGCTAATCGTAGAGTTGTATAA
- a CDS encoding CP12 domain-containing protein yields the protein MMKAEDIMTRNVVTIRGSATVAEAVGLMKDKGLRALVVDRRHEHDAYGIVTETDIVYKVTAYGKDPKQVRIYEIMTKPCIIVNPELSVEYVARLFANTGIRRAPVIQGKLLGIISITDILTKSDFVESPKAIVLEERIQQAIAQARGICTEQGAYSKACAAAWDEVEELQAEAAHQKAEGMESAKVSFEEYCKDNPEAPECRRQYKA from the coding sequence ATGATGAAAGCTGAAGATATCATGACCAGGAACGTAGTTACCATTCGCGGTTCGGCGACTGTTGCTGAAGCGGTGGGGCTAATGAAGGATAAAGGATTGCGCGCTTTGGTTGTGGATCGTCGTCATGAGCATGATGCCTATGGCATAGTCACAGAAACGGATATTGTTTACAAAGTTACAGCTTACGGTAAAGATCCAAAACAGGTCAGGATTTACGAAATCATGACTAAGCCCTGCATTATCGTTAATCCTGAGTTGAGCGTGGAATATGTGGCGCGGTTGTTTGCTAATACTGGGATTCGTAGAGCACCTGTGATTCAAGGTAAGTTATTAGGGATTATCTCGATTACCGATATTCTGACAAAAAGTGACTTTGTAGAATCTCCCAAAGCCATAGTCTTAGAAGAGAGAATTCAACAAGCGATCGCACAAGCTCGTGGTATTTGTACTGAACAAGGAGCCTATTCTAAAGCCTGCGCCGCCGCTTGGGATGAAGTTGAAGAACTCCAAGCCGAAGCAGCTCACCAAAAAGCTGAAGGTATGGAGTCAGCTAAAGTTTCTTTTGAAGAATACTGTAAAGACAACCCCGAAGCGCCGGAATGTCGGCGACAGTATAAGGCTTGA
- a CDS encoding LptF/LptG family permease: protein MDRYLTSELLPPFLFGVGAFSSIGVTIDAVFDLVRKIVESGLPIDIALQVFLLKLPTFIVLAFPMSTLLATLMTYSRLSSESELIALRGCGVSVYRMVLTAVMLSLVVTGLTFLFNEQIAPAASYQANMTLQNALKSDKPILKQQNIFYPEYRDVKERDGSNTRILTRLFYADQFDGQQMKGLTIIDRSEEGLNQIVVAESGRWNGSQNVWDFYNGTIYLVSPDRSYRNILRFEHQQLRLPRTPLSLAEKSRDYGEMNISEAVEQLAVERLGGDRQKIRKLEVRIQQKIALPFVCVVFGLVGAAMGSIPQRTGRGTSFGISVIVIFSYYFLSFITGALGQANVLSPFMGAWLPNFIGLGTGLFLLMRVAQR, encoded by the coding sequence ATGGATCGCTATCTGACCAGCGAATTGCTACCGCCATTTTTATTTGGTGTAGGGGCTTTTTCGTCAATTGGTGTGACAATTGATGCCGTATTTGACTTAGTTAGAAAGATTGTAGAATCCGGTCTACCAATAGATATTGCTCTTCAGGTTTTTTTATTAAAACTACCAACTTTCATTGTTTTAGCCTTTCCTATGTCCACGCTTCTAGCTACTTTGATGACTTATAGTCGTCTTTCTAGCGAGAGTGAATTAATTGCTTTACGTGGCTGTGGGGTAAGTGTTTATCGCATGGTTTTGACTGCTGTAATGTTAAGTTTGGTAGTGACAGGCTTGACATTTTTGTTTAATGAGCAAATCGCACCAGCTGCTAGTTATCAAGCAAATATGACTTTACAGAATGCTTTAAAGTCAGATAAGCCAATTTTGAAGCAGCAAAATATTTTTTACCCCGAATATCGGGATGTAAAAGAGCGAGATGGTAGTAATACCAGGATACTGACACGCTTATTTTATGCTGACCAATTTGATGGTCAACAGATGAAAGGTTTAACAATTATTGACCGTTCCGAAGAAGGTTTAAACCAAATTGTTGTAGCAGAATCAGGGCGATGGAACGGTTCGCAAAACGTTTGGGATTTTTATAACGGCACTATTTATTTAGTATCTCCCGATCGCTCTTATCGCAACATTTTACGGTTTGAACACCAACAACTGCGACTTCCCCGCACACCATTAAGTTTGGCAGAAAAAAGCCGTGACTACGGTGAGATGAATATTTCCGAAGCTGTAGAACAGCTAGCCGTAGAACGTCTCGGTGGCGATCGCCAAAAAATTCGGAAATTGGAAGTACGGATTCAGCAAAAAATTGCCTTACCCTTTGTTTGTGTAGTTTTTGGCTTAGTAGGCGCAGCAATGGGCAGCATACCCCAGCGCACAGGACGCGGTACCAGTTTTGGTATTAGCGTGATTGTAATTTTCTCCTATTACTTTCTCAGCTTTATTACTGGTGCTTTAGGACAAGCAAATGTCCTATCTCCCTTTATGGGAGCTTGGCTACCCAACTTTATCGGCTTGGGAACAGGGTTATTTTTATTAATGCGAGTTGCTCAAAGGTAG
- the lptB gene encoding LPS export ABC transporter ATP-binding protein, with the protein MKIVLENIHKSYGKRQIVNRVSLSVTQGEIVGLLGPNGAGKTTTFYIATGLEKPNQGKVWLDNLDITALPMHKRARLGIGYLAQEASVFRQLTVRDNLLLVLEQTNVPNWEWSGRVQNLLREFRLEKVANSKGIQLSGGERRRTELARALASGREGPKFLFLDEPFAGVDPIAVSEIQQIVARLRDRGMGILITDHNVRETLAITDRAYIMREGQILAFGNANELYTNPLVRQYYLGDNFQV; encoded by the coding sequence GTGAAAATTGTCTTAGAGAACATCCACAAATCTTACGGCAAGCGCCAGATTGTCAATCGTGTTAGTCTTTCTGTTACCCAAGGAGAAATTGTTGGGTTACTAGGCCCAAATGGCGCTGGTAAAACCACAACCTTTTATATTGCTACAGGTTTAGAAAAACCAAATCAAGGAAAAGTCTGGCTGGATAATTTGGATATTACAGCGCTACCAATGCACAAAAGGGCAAGATTGGGCATTGGCTATCTAGCCCAGGAAGCGAGCGTGTTTCGCCAGCTGACAGTACGAGACAATCTACTTCTAGTTTTGGAACAAACTAATGTGCCAAACTGGGAATGGTCGGGACGAGTACAAAATTTACTGCGAGAATTTCGCTTAGAAAAAGTGGCAAACAGTAAAGGAATTCAACTTTCTGGTGGGGAACGACGGCGGACTGAATTAGCTAGAGCTTTAGCATCTGGTAGAGAAGGGCCAAAGTTTTTATTTTTAGATGAACCCTTTGCGGGAGTCGATCCCATTGCTGTTTCGGAAATTCAGCAAATTGTAGCCCGACTACGCGATCGCGGCATGGGTATCTTAATCACAGATCACAATGTCCGCGAAACCCTAGCAATTACTGATCGTGCTTATATCATGCGCGAAGGACAAATTCTGGCTTTTGGTAATGCGAATGAGCTTTATACCAACCCCCTCGTGCGTCAATATTATTTGGGGGATAACTTCCAAGTTTAA
- a CDS encoding LptA/OstA family protein, producing the protein MILSYKFPRSQIRRLLLALVLPATIFGAVAFPYQVQTVTAQTSTGNRPLTIRSDVQEYDAKSQVVTARGNVQMLYPSRQIQATAAQAQYFSKERRIDFSGNVYILQQGGNSIRAEKVTYLIDEGRFVALPQSNRQVESIYMVQDGEIGGQSARSAPKTPPLKGSN; encoded by the coding sequence ATGATACTGTCCTATAAATTTCCGCGATCGCAAATCCGGCGCTTACTCTTAGCCTTGGTGTTACCTGCTACAATCTTTGGCGCAGTAGCTTTTCCCTACCAAGTGCAAACCGTTACTGCTCAAACATCCACAGGAAACCGCCCGTTAACAATTCGCTCGGATGTTCAAGAGTATGATGCCAAAAGTCAAGTAGTAACTGCTCGTGGCAATGTGCAAATGTTGTATCCTTCGCGTCAGATTCAAGCCACAGCCGCCCAAGCACAATACTTTAGCAAGGAACGCCGCATAGATTTCAGTGGCAATGTCTATATTTTGCAACAAGGTGGCAATAGTATTCGCGCAGAGAAGGTGACATATTTGATTGATGAGGGCAGATTTGTGGCTTTACCGCAATCTAACCGTCAGGTAGAGTCGATTTATATGGTACAGGACGGTGAAATTGGCGGACAATCTGCCAGATCTGCCCCAAAAACCCCACCACTCAAAGGTTCTAATTAG